One Bufo gargarizans isolate SCDJY-AF-19 chromosome 4, ASM1485885v1, whole genome shotgun sequence DNA window includes the following coding sequences:
- the BCHE gene encoding cholinesterase isoform X3, whose product MWYKPIQRKNISAICFTVICIFSSTICSDEDDIVLTKSGKVRGIQISVFSKTITAFLGIPYAEPPLGALRFKKPEPIQPWSEVWNATEYGNSCYQYVDQTFPGFSGAEMWNPNTQLSEDCLYLNIWIPSPKPRNASVMIWIYGGGFETGTSSLDIYDGKFLARNERVIVVSLNYRVGILGFLAFPGNPEAPGNAGLFDQRLALQWIHENIAAFGGNPKSITLFGESAGGGSVSYHLLSPKSHPYFTRAIMQSGTANSPWGAISGTEARNRALIIANMLSCSFRNETEIIACMRSKTPQEIIERSLSIVTDKSLIELNLPPAVDGDFLIDLPENLLQLGQLKRDAQILTGVNKDEGTYFLVYQIPGFSKDHESFINQIQFQESVKRAFPKATELAVDSVIFHYTNWEDENNPVLNRDAMADIIGDYNFVCPLLEFTKRNVELGNKAYIYFFNHRSSKLAWPAWMGVVHGYEIEFVFGIPTHRRLNYTKEEEQLSRTVMKFWANFAKTGKY is encoded by the coding sequence ATGTGGTACAAGCCGATACAAAGAAAGAATATCTCTGCAATCTGCTTCACAGTGATTTGTATCTTTTCCTCAACTATCTGCAGTGATGAGGATGATATTGTTCTAACAAAATCTGGAAAAGTAAGAGGAATACAAATATCAGTGTTTTCTAAGACAATTACAGCTTTCCTCGGGATACCATATGCAGAACCACCACTTGGAGCTTTGAGATTTAAAAAACCTGAGCCGATCCAACCATGGTCTGAAGTGTGGAATGCTACAGAATATGGAAATTCCTGCTACCAATATGTTGATCAAACATTCCCTGGGTTTTCTGGGGCTGAAATGTGGAATCCAAATACACAATTAAGTGAAGACTGTCTTTACCTTAATATATGGATACCAAGTCCAAAGCCAAGAAATGCCAGTGTCATGATTTGGATATATGGTGGTGGTTTTGAGACAGGAACATCCTCATTAGATATTTATGATGGCAAGTTTTTAGCTCGGAATGAACGTGTTATTGTAGTATCACTGAACTATAGAGTGGGGATTTTAGGCTTTTTGGCTTTTCCTGGTAACCCAGAAGCACCAGGAAATGCTGGCCTGTTTGATCAGAGGTTAGCACTTCAGTGGATTCATGAAAATATTGCAGCATTTGGTGGTAATCCAAAAAGTATAACTCTTTTTGGAGAAAGTGCAGGGGGAGGATCTGTCAGTTATCATTTGCTTTCTCCTAAAAGTCATCCGTATTTTACCAGAGCCATTATGCAAAGTGGAACTGCAAATTCCCCTTGGGGTGCTATTAGTGGCACAGAAGCCCGTAATCGAGCTCTGATTATAGCAAACATGTTGAGCTGTTCCTTCAGAAATGAGACAGAAATAATTGCTTGTATGCGGAGTAAGACTCCTCAAGAAATTATTGAAAGATCACTTTCTATTGTAACAGATAAATCATTAATAGAACTTAATCTTCCTccagcagttgatggagattttctCATTGATTTACCTGAAAATCTTCTGCAACTTGGACAACTTAAAAGAGATGCACAGATATTAACGGGTGTTAATAAGGATGAAGGGACATATTTCTTAGTTTACCAAATACCAGGGTTTAGTAAAGACCATGAAAGTTTTATAAATCAAATTCAGTTTCAAGAAAGTGTAAAACGAGCATTTCCCAAAGCCACTGAACTTGCAGTCGACTCTGTCATTTTTCACTACACAAACTGGGAAGATGAAAATAATCCAGTTCTTAATCGTGATGCCATGGCAGATATAATTGGGGATTACAATTTTGTTTGTCCGCTGCTAGAATTCACAAAGAGAAATGTGGAACTTGGAAACAAAGCCTATATATACTTCTTCAACCACAGATCGTCAAAACTAGCATGGCCGGCATGGATGGGAGTTGTGCATGGTTATGAAATTGAATTTGTTTTTGGAATTCCAACGCATAGGAGACTCAATTACACAAAAGAGGAGGAACAATTGAGTAGAACAGTGATGAAGTTTTGGGCCAATTTTGCAAAAACTGG